CGATATCACCAAACCCATCGCCATGGCATGGGACGAAAGAGGCCGCCTCTGGATCGTGGAAACTATCGACTACCCGAATGATTTTGTGGAAACCGACTCCACCGCCAACGACCGCATCAAGATCTGCGAAGATACCGACGGCGACGGCAAAGCCGATAAGTTCACCGTCTTCGCCGACAGCCTCAACATCCCCACCAGCATCGCCTTCGCCAATGGCGGGGTCATCGTTTCCATGGCGCCGTATTTCCTCTTCCTGCAGGATACCGACGGCGACGATAAAGCAGACAAACGCGAAACGATCTTCACCGGTTGGGGCAAACAGGATACACACGCCGGTCCTTCCAACCTCCAGTACGGTTTCGATAACAAGATATGGGGCGTAACCGGCTACTCCGGATTCGACGGCACCATCAACGGCGAACGGCAGAAGTTCCCGCAGGGCGTGTATCATTTCAAACCCGACGGTTCAGAATTCAAATTCCTCGGCCGCACCTCCAACAACACCTGGGGGCTGGGCTTTACGGAAGACAACCACGTATTCATTTCCACCGCCAACAACACCCATAGCGCCTGGTATTCCATGCCGTTTTGGTATATGCAGCGGAAAATTGATGTGGGCAACGCCGATCCCGTACAAAAAATCGACGGCCACTACGACGTGCATGCCATGACGCCGAACCTGCGCCAGGTAGACGTTATGGGCGGTTTTACTTCCGCCACCGGCCACCATTTCTATACTGCCCGCAGTTTTCCGAAGGAGTACTGGAACCGTGTGGCGTTCATCAACGAGCCTACCGTACGCCTTGTGCATAACGCCGTTATCGAAAAAGACGGCGCAGGTTTTAAGGAGAAAGATGGCTGGAACCTGATGGCCAGTTCAGACGAATGGTTTGGCCCGGTTCATGCTGAAACCGGCCCTGATGGTGCGGTATGGGTAGCAGACTGGTACAACTTCATTATCCAGCACAACGTGTTCGTGAAGGAACAGGCCCCCCGGGAAACCATCCTTCCCTTCACCGAGCAGCCCCATGGAAAAGGCAATGCCTTCGAAAGCGAGCACCGCGACGTATCCCACGGCCGCATCTACCGCGTGGTGTACAAAAACGCCAAACCCTACGTTCCCGTAAAACTGGACAGGCAAGACACCGCCTCGTTGCGCAAAGGTCTGCAACACGAAAATATGTTCTGGCGGATGACGGCGCAGCGCCTCATCGTCGAAGAGCAACTGACGGCGATGGCGCCCTCACTGCGCAGGATCGCCGCCAACAGGAGCATGGACGCCGTGGGGCTGAACAGCCCTGCCGTACACGCCCTCTGGACGCTCCACGGCCTCGGCCTCGATGCAGATCCTGCCACCTTCTCCACGTTCGTGGCTGCGCTGAAACACCCCGCTTCCGGCGTGCGGAAAGCGGCGGCAGCGGTACTGCCTAAAAACGCGAAGGGACAGGCGGCATTGCTCAACAGCGGTATCCTCAACGATAAAGATCTGCAGGTGCGCCTGGCGGCTATCAAGGAACTGGTGGAATACCCCGCGTCTTCCGCGGCCGGTGCGGCGGTGTACCGCATGAGCACCGTTGCGCTGAACGGAAAAGACCCCTTCCTCGCCAAAGCCCTGCTGGCGGCGGCGGTGCAACACGAAAAAGGGTTTCTGTCCGCCGCGGGCGCGGCTACCGCACCTGCAGGCGCGTTTACGAAGAAGCTGACAGAAGCTTTATATCACGAAGACTATGCTTTAGACCCCCGCGGATTCATGCCCGCCGCTCCCGACGTAAATGGTAAGGAAATAACGATCAGGGCTGCGGTGGGTGCTTCCCGGGATAATAAAAATCCCTCCGGCACCATCCTCTCACAAGGCAACGCCACCAACGGCTACACGCTCGCCGTGCGCGACGGCAAGCTGCAAATGGACGTGGTGCAGGCCGGTAAAACCTACAGCGCCGCGTCCACCGAAGCATTGCCCGAAAAGGCAGATGTGGAAGCGCAACTGTTGAAGAACGGCGCCATCCGCCTCCGCGTGAACGGCGAAGCGGCCGGTTCTGGGAAAGCACCGGGGCTGTTTACCACCAAAACGGACGGCTGGAGAACAGAAGAACGCTTCGCGGGACAGTTGCGCAATGTGTCAGTCACACTCGACCGGTCGGCGCCCAAACCCACTGCGGAAGCGGTGCCCGCACTGGTGATCGATCTGAAAGTGGTGAAAGACATCATGCAGTACGACAAGAAAAAACTGAGCGTGAAAGCCGGTCAGAAAGTGACGATCCGCCTTGAGAACCCCGACGGGATGCAGCACAACCTGCTCATCATCAAACCGGGGACGCTGGAGAAAGTAGGCGCCGCGGCCGACGCGATGGTCCGCGACCCGAACGCGTCGAAGCTGCAATATGTGCCCAAAGTGCCGGAAGTGCTGCATGCCACGCGGCTGCTCAATCCCGGAGAAACGGTGAGCCTCACGTTCACGGCGCCGGCCACTCCCGGCGATTATCCTTTCGTCTGCACTTTCCCCGGCCACTGGCGCGGAATGAATGGAATTCTTCAAGTTGTTAAATAAAACGGTATGAACAGCAAACATTTCTTTCGTCAACTTTTAGCCTTTGCGCTGATGCTGGCCGCCCTGCCGCTAGCCGCGCAGAAAGCGCCGGTCCGCGTGCTCGTTGTAGGCGGCGGCGGTTCGCATGATTTCAATCGCTGGTATAAAGTGGAAGACGCCGCCACGCTGGAGCGCGACGGTTTCGCCAAAGTCACCTACACCGACGATCCCTCCACTATCACGGCCCTCCTCCCGGAAGCGGACGTGCTGCTTTTGGCCAACAACCAGCCCATTAAAGACCCCGCGGCCCGCAACGCCATCTTCGCTCATGCGGATGCCGGAAAAGGGCTCGTGCTCGCGCACGCCGCCATCTGGTACAACTGGAAAGACTGGCCGGAATACAATGCGCGCCTGGTGGGCGGCGGCAGCAGGTCGCACGAGAAGTACGGTCCTTTCACCGTCACCCTCAAAGGCAAGCACCCCGTTACGCGCAAAGTGCCGAAAAGCTTCACGCTCGACGATGAGCTGTATCACTACAACGCCGACCCCGCCGCCGCCAAAATCGCCGTGCTGGCTGAAAGCAGCAACGGCAAGGGGGTGATCCATCCGGCCGTGTTCATTGTGGAACATCCCAAATCGCGCATCGTGGGCCTGGCGCTGGGGCACGACGATAAATCACATGAGCTGGCAGCGTACCAGACACTGTTGCGGAACGCCGTTAAATGGGCGGGCCGCCGATAATTCTTCACCTTAAAAATTCAGGATATTATGAAACAGATCACGGTTGTAATTGTAGGGATGGGATTCGGAAAGGAATTTATTCCCATTTATCAAAAGCACCCCGCCATTAAACGGGTGGGCATTTGCACGAGGAATCCGGAAACGCTGAGAGAACTGAAGGAACGTTTCAACCTCGACGACGATCTCATCTTCACCAATTACGAAGACGTGCCGAAGCGCGCCGACGTAGACGCCATCCACATCGTTACCCCCGTTCCCGAGCACGCCCGCATGACGCTGGCCAGTCTCAACGCCGGCAAACACACCGCATGCACTATCCCCATGGCCATGACCGTGGAAGATTGCAAAGCCATTGTGGAAGCGCGCAAAAAATCGGGTAAAGTATATATGATGATGGAAACCGCGCTCTACACCCGCGAATTCCTCTACGGACTGAAGCTGGCGGAATCCGGTGAGCTGGGCCGCATCCAGTTTGTACGCGGTTCGCATATCCAGGATATGAGCATGCCGGGATGGGATGAATACTGGAAAGGATATCCGCCCATGCTCAACGGCACGCACGCCATCTCACCGCTGTTGCGCATCAACAATACCAAAGCGGAATCCGTGGTATGCCATGGCTCCGGCCGCCTGAGCGAAGACCTTGCTTCCCGCTATGGAAGCCCGTTTGCTGTAGAAACCGCCACTTTCACCCTGAAGAATTCCGACGTGGTGGCCGAAGCAACCCGCTCGCTGTTCGATGTGGTGCGCCAGTACCGTGAAAGCTATGATGTATACGGTACGAAGATGTCATTCGAATGGGAGCAGCTGCAGGACGAAGGCCATTCTGTTTTTGATGGCGGTGAAAACGCCCGCAGGATGGAATGCCCCGATACCGACGAGATGCTGATTCCGGAAATCGCGCACTTCACCAAGCGGGAGAAGATCGACGATCCCAACCACGTATCGTTCCTGCAGGGAGCGGGGCACGGCGGATCGCACCCGCACCTGGTGCAGGAGTTCCTCGCGGCGATCGTGGAAGGCCGCGAATCCGCGGTGGACGCACATATGGCGGCCAACTACACCTGCGCCGGCATCTGCGCGCACGAATCCGCCATGAACGGTGGCAAACGCATCCAAATTCCTGATTTCGAATGATGACAACCAAACCCGTAATCCAGACCGGCATCAGCACCTTTGTGTATGCATCCCCGTTTAAAACGGCTGACTTCCACCTGTTGCCGAAGATAAAAGCCGCTGGCTACGATATCGTGGAAGTAGCGGTGGAACAGGCGGACCTCATAGACTGGGACCTCCTCGTTTCCATGACGCGCGACCTGGGCCTGCGGATCACGCTGAGCGGCGCCTTCGGCCCCCGGCGCGACATTTCCTCCGACAACGCCGCCTTCCGCAAAGAGGGGCTGGATTACATCCTGACATGTATCCGGCTGGCGGAGAAGACCGGCAGCCCGTTGTTCGGCGGGCCCCTGTATTCGGCAGTCGGCAAAACGCGCATTGTGCCAGTGGAGCAGAAGCGGCAGGAGCGTGCCTGGTGCCTGGAAAACCTGCGCATCGCCGGCAAAGCCGCCGCCGACCACGGGATACTCCTGGGCGTTGAAGCGCTGAACCGTTTCGAAACGGATATGATCAACACAACCGACCAGGCCCTGGCCCTGATCGCAGAAGTGGATCATCCGGCCCTTCGCCTTTCGTTCGACACTTTCCACGCCAATATCGAGGAAAAGGATATCCCCGCCGCGATCCGGAAAGCCGGCGCGCTGCTGTTGCACGTGCAGGCCAACGAAAGCGACCGGGGCACCCCCGGCACGGGGCACCTCCCCTGGACGGCCATCCGGCAGGCGCTGGATGAGATCGGGTACCAGGGCTCCGTGGTGCTGGAAACCTTCGGTGAACCTTCGGAAGAACTGGCCCGCGCGGCCTGCATCTGGCGGCCGCTGGCCGGTAGCGCTGACGAAATGGCCACCGAAGGCGCTGCATTTTATAAGCGAATTTTTACATAAGAAGCTGTCAAATCATACCTTTGACTGTAACGTAAAGACGTGTGGAAAAGGCCGTCCGGTTTCCCGGACGGCTATTTTTTGCTAAATATTTAGCGGAATATCTGATATTTGCGCCGGGAAACAGACAAATTCCCGCAGAGGATGATACGTTTTACGAAGATCGACCATGTGGCCATCATGATCCCGATGGGCCAGCAAGCCGCCGCCAGACAATTCTACGGAACATTACTCCAGCTTACGGAAATACCCGGGCAGCACCCGCGCAACGCCATCTGGTACCAGATCGCGGATATTCAGTTGCACCTGGTGGAAGAGGACAAGACGACCGAACTCCTCAGCGGCCGCCACCCGGCATTCGAAGTCGAAAGCCTCGAAGCCGCCAAATCATATTTGCAATCCCATGGCGTGGAAATCGCCTATACCTCGAAGATCGAGGGCCGGGAGCGCGCCTTCTTCCGCGATCCGTTTGGGAACAGGGTGGAGATGATTGAGTTTGATAGGTAGTTTGTAAAGGAAGATTGCACTTTTACCTGTTCAGCATCTCAATAATTGATTTGTCTGATTAGGTTTTTGATCGGATTCCGCTTTTTCCAATTATGGCGGATTCGCCATAGTTAGCATCTTACCTGATCAATTTTGCATCTCTCGATTGAACTTTCATTCAACTTTTCTCCCGAAACCCCTTCGGCGACACCCCCATAATCCCCTTGAAAGTCCTGGAGAAAGTGTACTGATCAGGGTACCCCATTTCCTGCGCGATTTCTTTGACCGTCAGGTTTGTTTCTTTCAGCAACTGGCTCGCTTTCTGCATCCGCAACGACGTGAACAGCTGGATGGGAGAGTAGCGCGTTTTTTCTTTGAAAAGTGCGGAAAGATAGGAGGCCGATAAATGCGCCTGCGCGGCCAGGTCGGCCAGGGTGAGGTTTTTGTCGAGCTGCTGCTTCATGAGCTGGATGCATTGCTCGATCTGGTTGTCGGACCCCTGTTTCATATAATTGAACACCGACAGCCGGAAGGTGCCCAGGAAACTATAGAACCTGAAGTTCGCGTAGAGCAGGTTCTCGATGTTGTTCATGAGGTCGAGGTGATGGAGGATGTCCCAGAACTGCGCGATGCGGCCAACCAATGGCGGTGTGGTGTGGATGGGTTTGCCGTTGGTGAGGTAATCGCAAAGCTCATCGGCCAGGAGCCCCGTGAACTGGGCCGTGTACAAACGCCAGGGATTGCGGGGATCGGGTCCGCAACGGAATGGCGTGTTCTTCGCCAGCAGCACGTATTGGTTTGCTTTTACCGGAAACCGCTTTCCTTCCAGTTCATACCAGCCACCGCCGTGGGCGGAATATAAAAGACTGTACACCGGTACGCCCTTCGGCTCACCCCATTCCTTTACGTCATTTTCAGGATAAAAACGGATAGCTGTAATGTATAGGTTTCGGCCGAGGGGATGTACGTCCAACTTGCGTTGTAGCTGTTCTGGTAATGTCCATGCAGTTGAGTTGTTGGCGTTGTTTTGGCTCTTCACGGCAGTAATTTAAGCTATTCTTTTCATAACATTCAACATTGTTTGGGCGGGAAAAATGTTCCAACTTGCCAAAGATCGGACAAATAGCGCCGGTGATAACAATCCACGTGAGGAATGGAACTGTCAACCATTAGATAAGCATTAAGACATGCATCAACTGCCTATTACAGACCTGGCGGTAATCGGAGCGTATTTGCTCGGTATGATTCTGATCGGCGTATATTTTTCAAGAAAGAATAAAAACGCGGCACAATTCACGACAGCATCAGGCACCATCCCCGGATGGGCGCTCGGCCTTTCGCTGTACGCCACATTCCTGAGCAGCAATACTTTCCTGGGCGTACCGGGAAAATCGTTCGGCGGCAACTGGAACGCTTTTGTTTTCAGCCTGTCGATGGTGCCCGCCGCCTGGATCTCCGCGCGGTATTTCGTTCCGTTTTACCGCAGCAGCGGCGAAGTGAGCGCATACACCCACCTGGAGCACCGCTTCGGGCCATGGGCACGGACCTACGCCATGATCTGCTTCATCCTCACGCAACTCGCGCGGATGGGCTCCATCTTCTTCGGCGTGGCGCTCGCGCTGCAGGCGCTCACCGGGCTGGATATGCGCACCATCATGGCCGTCACCGGTATCTGCATCATCATCTATACCGTTCTCGGCGGCATGGAAGCCGTGATCTGGACGGAGGTGTTGCAGGGCCTCATTAAAACCGCCGGCGCCATCGTGATATTATGGCTGGTGATTGACGGGATGAAAGGCGGTGTAGGCGATATTTTCAGCATCGGCGCTTCCGATGGGAAGTTCTCCCTCGGCAGCCTGAGCCTCTCCGATTTCAGCAGCTCCACCGCATGGGTGGTGTTCCTGTATGGATTTTTCATCAATCTCAACAACTTCGGCATGGACCAGAACTACGTACAACGCTATCACGCCGCCCGCAGCCAGAAAGAGGCCGCACGGAGCATCTGGCTGTGCGTGTACTGGTACCTGCCCGTCAGCGCCGTGTTCTTCTTTATCGGCACCGCGCTATACGCTTACTTTTTGCAACATCCCGAAATGCTGGATGCTGTGCGGCAACAGGCTGCTACCGAAAGGGGCGTGGCCGCCGCGTCGCTCACGCCGGCCGATTACGGCGATAAGATATTGCCGTATTTCATGGTGCAAAAAGTACCGGCGGGATTACTGGGGCTAATCATCGCCGCGATCCTTTCCGCCGCCATGAGCACCCTCAGCAGCGGGATGAACAGCTCCGCCACGGTGTTTTTGAAAGACATCTGGCAGCGATACGTTCGCCCGAACCCTTCGCCGAAGGAGGAGATGAAAGTATTGCACCTGGCTACGGTGGTCACAGGCATCCTGGCGATCTTTTTCGGTATCGCCATGATAGGTGTGAAAAGCATACTGGATGTGTGGTGGGAGCTTTCCGGCATCTTCGCAGGCGGTATGCTGGGGCTCTTTTTGCTGGGGATCATTTCCAAAGCGAAGAACGCCGCGGCCGTGGCGGCGACCATCACCGGCATCGTCATCATCCTGTGGATGAGCCTGTCCAAATACCTGCCGGCAGACCTGGAGTATCTCCGCAGCCCGCTTCATATCAATATGGTAATCGTGGTGGGCACGCTGTCGATATTCCTGGCGGGACTGCTCTTTTCACGGATGCAGCAACGACTTCAATCTCAATCATAAAAAACCCTGTTTGTTATGCAAAAGAAATTTGTACCGGTGATGATTACCCCTTTCAACCTGAAAGCGCGGATCGACTTGGATATGGTGGAGCACCTGATCGATTTTTACCTGGAGGCAGGCGTGAAAGGCTTTTTCGCCAATTGCCTTTCTTCGGAGATGTACAGCATCAGTGAAGACGAGCGCCTGGAACTGACACGCCATGTTGTCAACTATGTAAACGGCCGCGTGCCGGTGGTGGCCACGGGCTCCTTCGGGCTTACCATCCCCGACAAGGCGCAGTTCATCCGCAATATCCATGCAACCGGTGTGGATGCGGTGATCATGATTACGGGGCATTTCGCGAATGTGGACGAACCGGATTCCGTGCTGATCGACCGTTTTCATCAAATGTTCGACCTCACGGGCGATATTCCCCTGGGATTATACGAGTGCCCGGCTCCTTATAAAAGGGTGCTGCCGGCCGATGTGCTGAAAACCCTGCTGGCTTCCAACCGGCTGATCTATCATAAAGACACGAGCTGCGAGGTGGAAAGCGTACGGGAGAAATTGTCGGTCATCGACGTGCCGAAATTCGAATTCTATGACGCGCATACGCCCAATGCCGTGGAATCCCTGCGGATGGGCGCGGCGGGGATGTCGTCCATCTCCGGCAACTTTTACCCGGAAATCCTCGTGTGGCTCTGCAATAACGCCAACGACCCCTCGAAGGCGGACGACGTGGCCTGGATACAGGAGGAGCTTCGCCGCGTGGATCCCCTCATCCACATTGCGTATCCCATGAGCGCAAAATATTTCCTCCAGCTCCGCGGCATCCCCGTGCGCACCATCAGCCGCGCGCATGTGCTGGAACTGACCCCCCAGCAAAAGGAAACGCTCCAGGGCATCCACCGCGATTTCAAAGGATGGTGCCAGCGCCTGGGGATCCGGGAAGCGGCTACTTCCCACGCGTTCTGAAGAATTAATTAATGGTTATATAATGGAGATAGGTTGACAAGGCAGCGAAGGGTGATGTAGATTGCATTTCTGATCCTTATTCCTAAATTGCGCTTTATGAATACCGGCACCGTTTATCCGCAGCACGACGACAGGTTTCTCTGGGACCGCCTCCGCGAAGGCGACAGGGAGGCCTTCGGCGAAATCTACCGGCGGTATTTTCCCCCGTTATTCCGTTATTGCAGCCGTTTTACGCAGGATGCCGGCCTGGTGAAAGATACCTTGCAGGATTTCTTCACCGACCTTTACCTCCGCCGGCAGACTTTGCAAACGCCCGAAAAGCCGAAAAGCTACCTCCTGGTCTCCGTCCGCCGGAAACTGGTGCGCGCCCTGGGAAAAGCCCCCGGTCCCGCGCGCTGCCGGAAGACGAAGCGCACGACTTCTCCCTGGAACTCTCCCCTGAAAGCTACCTGATCAGCCGGCAGTCCACCGCACTGGCGGAGCGCCACATCCAGCAAACCCTGGACCGCCTCACGCTCCGCCAGAAGGAAGCGGTATACCTCCGTTTCTACGAAAGCCTGTCTTACGACGAGATCGCCGAGATTATGCAGCTCAAAGCTGTAAAGTACGCCCGTACCCTCGTTTACCGTGCCCTTACCGAACTGAAACCTTTGCTGGCGGGGGCGGAAACGCTGCTGTACAGCCGGTAGCAAAATATTTTAAAAAAAGGTCCTTTTCCCTGAGGGTATTTCCTCGCTTGTACGCCTCCTTCCTATGTACAAGGCTTAATTATGTCATATCAAGATTACGATGCGGCGGACTTTGCGGCGGATGCTTCTTTCCAGTCGTGGGTGCAGCGGACCGATGAGGCGGCTGCCCGCTTTTGGGAGCAATTTGCAGCAGCACATCCCGAAAAAAGGGAAGCGTTGCGTGAGGCGCAGATGATGGTCCGCTCGCTCCGGTTTCATACCATAACAGTTGACCCGGCCGATATGGATGCTGTGAAAGCCGCCATCGACGGCGCACTGGATGCGGAAGACCGTAAAAAAACCGGTGGCTCCCGATCCGTAGGATGCTCATTGGAACAGCGGCGGCAGCAGCGGTGATCACCGCGATCCTCGTGATGAGGGGTCAGGCTGGCGCTGAAATGCTCACCCTCCGGACAGGTTTCGGGGAAACCACCACGCTGAAATTGCACGACGGCACGGAGGTTTGGCTCAACGCGAATTCCTCTGTCAGTTATCCCCGCCGCTGGAAAAGCGGGGATGTGCGCACTGTGGAGTTGCAGGGGGAAGCGTTCTTTAAAGTGAAGCATGCTCCGGAAGGATTGCATCCCAGGTTTGTGGTGCATACCGCCCTCACGGATGTGGAAGTGACCGGCACGGCGTTTAACGTTTACCATCGGCACGATTCCGCCGCCATCGCCCTGGAGGAAGGAAGCGTGATAGCGGGAGGGAAGCACATGCGGCCCGGCGACCTGCTCCAGCAAAGCGCCCGCGGTACCACGCTCACCCAATCGCCAGATGGCGGCTTCTCCGCCTGGATGGAAAAGCGCATGGTGATCAGGGACGGCACACTGGCCACGGTGGCCCTGCGGATGGAAGACATTTACGGTAAAAGCATACGCTTCGGAAAGCCTTCGCTGGCGTCGCTGCCTTTTACCGGATCGGCAGCCATGGATCAGCCGGAATTATTGCTGAAAGCGGTGTGCACGGTGCACAACCTGAAGATGCGGGAAGAAGACGATACCATCATTCTCGAATAAAGATCTTTAAAACTTACACTTATGCAAAAGAGCTTTACGAAGCTTTGCGCGGTGCTATGCATCCTGCTTGCATGCGCGGAATCGCGCGCACAGGACGCCATGGTGCGGGGGAACGACGCCCGCCGCCATGCCGGCATGATTTCCCTCAAGGAAATGTTCACCGCACTCGAAAACAAACTGCAAGTGGCCTTCAGCTACTCCGCCGACCAGGTGGAGGGCAAATGGGTGGCCGACCGCTTTGCACGCATCCCTGCCGCCCAGCTCGATGATCAGCTGGTCAAAGCCCTCGCGCCCGCAGGCCTCCAGGCCGTGCGCATCTCCCAGCGCGATTACGCCATCCGCACCGTTGCGGTTGCCACAGGCGCGAAAACCGTAGACATGCAGGTGACAGGCCTGGTTACCGACGACCAGAACCAGCCGCTGCCGGGTGTGAGCGTGCATGAAAAAGGCACCTCCAACGGTACCGCCACCAATGCACAGGGCCGCTACACTATCCGTGTGGCCGGCTCATCGTCTGTCCTCGTTTTCCGCTCCGTGGGTTTCGCGACCCAGGAGAAAGCGGTTGGGAGGGGAGAAGTGAATGTAACGATGGCGCCGGACGTGAAGGAACTGAGCAGCGTGGTGGTAACGGCGCTCGGTATCAAACGCGAGGAAAAAGCCCTCGGCTATTCCATCGCTACGCTGAAAGGCGATCAGGTGGCTACCGTGAAAGAAGTGAACGTGGCCAACGCGCTCTCCGGTAAAGTAGCCGGCGTGAACGTGCGCCAGGTATCATCCGATCCCGGTGCTTCCGTATTCGTGAATATCCGGGGCCAACGTACCCTGGGGACCGATAACTCCCCGCTGTATGTAGTGGATGGTGTGCCCATCGCTGGCGGCGTCCGCGCTCCGAAAGAGCCCGTAGGCCGTGGTGTGGTGGATTATGGCAGCCCCATTTCCGACATCAACCCCGATGATATCGCTACCGTTACAGTCCTCAAAGGCGC
Above is a genomic segment from Chitinophaga pollutisoli containing:
- a CDS encoding sigma factor, which translates into the protein MNTGTVYPQHDDRFLWDRLREGDREAFGEIYRRYFPPLFRYCSRFTQDAGLVKDTLQDFFTDLYLRRQTLQTPEKPKSYLLVSVRRKLVRALGKAPGPARCRKTKRTTSPWNSPLKAT
- a CDS encoding AraC family transcriptional regulator, whose protein sequence is MKSQNNANNSTAWTLPEQLQRKLDVHPLGRNLYITAIRFYPENDVKEWGEPKGVPVYSLLYSAHGGGWYELEGKRFPVKANQYVLLAKNTPFRCGPDPRNPWRLYTAQFTGLLADELCDYLTNGKPIHTTPPLVGRIAQFWDILHHLDLMNNIENLLYANFRFYSFLGTFRLSVFNYMKQGSDNQIEQCIQLMKQQLDKNLTLADLAAQAHLSASYLSALFKEKTRYSPIQLFTSLRMQKASQLLKETNLTVKEIAQEMGYPDQYTFSRTFKGIMGVSPKGFREKS
- a CDS encoding ThuA domain-containing protein, giving the protein MNSKHFFRQLLAFALMLAALPLAAQKAPVRVLVVGGGGSHDFNRWYKVEDAATLERDGFAKVTYTDDPSTITALLPEADVLLLANNQPIKDPAARNAIFAHADAGKGLVLAHAAIWYNWKDWPEYNARLVGGGSRSHEKYGPFTVTLKGKHPVTRKVPKSFTLDDELYHYNADPAAAKIAVLAESSNGKGVIHPAVFIVEHPKSRIVGLALGHDDKSHELAAYQTLLRNAVKWAGRR
- a CDS encoding Gfo/Idh/MocA family oxidoreductase translates to MKQITVVIVGMGFGKEFIPIYQKHPAIKRVGICTRNPETLRELKERFNLDDDLIFTNYEDVPKRADVDAIHIVTPVPEHARMTLASLNAGKHTACTIPMAMTVEDCKAIVEARKKSGKVYMMMETALYTREFLYGLKLAESGELGRIQFVRGSHIQDMSMPGWDEYWKGYPPMLNGTHAISPLLRINNTKAESVVCHGSGRLSEDLASRYGSPFAVETATFTLKNSDVVAEATRSLFDVVRQYRESYDVYGTKMSFEWEQLQDEGHSVFDGGENARRMECPDTDEMLIPEIAHFTKREKIDDPNHVSFLQGAGHGGSHPHLVQEFLAAIVEGRESAVDAHMAANYTCAGICAHESAMNGGKRIQIPDFE
- a CDS encoding dihydrodipicolinate synthase family protein, with the translated sequence MQKKFVPVMITPFNLKARIDLDMVEHLIDFYLEAGVKGFFANCLSSEMYSISEDERLELTRHVVNYVNGRVPVVATGSFGLTIPDKAQFIRNIHATGVDAVIMITGHFANVDEPDSVLIDRFHQMFDLTGDIPLGLYECPAPYKRVLPADVLKTLLASNRLIYHKDTSCEVESVREKLSVIDVPKFEFYDAHTPNAVESLRMGAAGMSSISGNFYPEILVWLCNNANDPSKADDVAWIQEELRRVDPLIHIAYPMSAKYFLQLRGIPVRTISRAHVLELTPQQKETLQGIHRDFKGWCQRLGIREAATSHAF
- a CDS encoding VOC family protein, which produces MIRFTKIDHVAIMIPMGQQAAARQFYGTLLQLTEIPGQHPRNAIWYQIADIQLHLVEEDKTTELLSGRHPAFEVESLEAAKSYLQSHGVEIAYTSKIEGRERAFFRDPFGNRVEMIEFDR
- a CDS encoding sodium:solute symporter is translated as MHQLPITDLAVIGAYLLGMILIGVYFSRKNKNAAQFTTASGTIPGWALGLSLYATFLSSNTFLGVPGKSFGGNWNAFVFSLSMVPAAWISARYFVPFYRSSGEVSAYTHLEHRFGPWARTYAMICFILTQLARMGSIFFGVALALQALTGLDMRTIMAVTGICIIIYTVLGGMEAVIWTEVLQGLIKTAGAIVILWLVIDGMKGGVGDIFSIGASDGKFSLGSLSLSDFSSSTAWVVFLYGFFINLNNFGMDQNYVQRYHAARSQKEAARSIWLCVYWYLPVSAVFFFIGTALYAYFLQHPEMLDAVRQQAATERGVAAASLTPADYGDKILPYFMVQKVPAGLLGLIIAAILSAAMSTLSSGMNSSATVFLKDIWQRYVRPNPSPKEEMKVLHLATVVTGILAIFFGIAMIGVKSILDVWWELSGIFAGGMLGLFLLGIISKAKNAAAVAATITGIVIILWMSLSKYLPADLEYLRSPLHINMVIVVGTLSIFLAGLLFSRMQQRLQSQS
- a CDS encoding sugar phosphate isomerase/epimerase family protein is translated as MMTTKPVIQTGISTFVYASPFKTADFHLLPKIKAAGYDIVEVAVEQADLIDWDLLVSMTRDLGLRITLSGAFGPRRDISSDNAAFRKEGLDYILTCIRLAEKTGSPLFGGPLYSAVGKTRIVPVEQKRQERAWCLENLRIAGKAAADHGILLGVEALNRFETDMINTTDQALALIAEVDHPALRLSFDTFHANIEEKDIPAAIRKAGALLLHVQANESDRGTPGTGHLPWTAIRQALDEIGYQGSVVLETFGEPSEELARAACIWRPLAGSADEMATEGAAFYKRIFT
- a CDS encoding PVC-type heme-binding CxxCH protein, translated to MKRILIILLTGIISAWAPAPGDEEGRRAEALFVGSSGNVQATWLATKLFKSGVNITYTERPDDLQPSRLAAFDAVIYCTAKTPSATSQAALRAFVEGGKGLLVLHHGAEGLRAAAFAKQSGNLGKGRVIVLTEGKSDDAWKQVAFLDKVRNNVMEAIGEDARGRIAAAKIPDVDIYNSDTIADYTKRYNVPKFQDALPPAESNKLTQVPPGFEIQLFAQEPDITKPIAMAWDERGRLWIVETIDYPNDFVETDSTANDRIKICEDTDGDGKADKFTVFADSLNIPTSIAFANGGVIVSMAPYFLFLQDTDGDDKADKRETIFTGWGKQDTHAGPSNLQYGFDNKIWGVTGYSGFDGTINGERQKFPQGVYHFKPDGSEFKFLGRTSNNTWGLGFTEDNHVFISTANNTHSAWYSMPFWYMQRKIDVGNADPVQKIDGHYDVHAMTPNLRQVDVMGGFTSATGHHFYTARSFPKEYWNRVAFINEPTVRLVHNAVIEKDGAGFKEKDGWNLMASSDEWFGPVHAETGPDGAVWVADWYNFIIQHNVFVKEQAPRETILPFTEQPHGKGNAFESEHRDVSHGRIYRVVYKNAKPYVPVKLDRQDTASLRKGLQHENMFWRMTAQRLIVEEQLTAMAPSLRRIAANRSMDAVGLNSPAVHALWTLHGLGLDADPATFSTFVAALKHPASGVRKAAAAVLPKNAKGQAALLNSGILNDKDLQVRLAAIKELVEYPASSAAGAAVYRMSTVALNGKDPFLAKALLAAAVQHEKGFLSAAGAATAPAGAFTKKLTEALYHEDYALDPRGFMPAAPDVNGKEITIRAAVGASRDNKNPSGTILSQGNATNGYTLAVRDGKLQMDVVQAGKTYSAASTEALPEKADVEAQLLKNGAIRLRVNGEAAGSGKAPGLFTTKTDGWRTEERFAGQLRNVSVTLDRSAPKPTAEAVPALVIDLKVVKDIMQYDKKKLSVKAGQKVTIRLENPDGMQHNLLIIKPGTLEKVGAAADAMVRDPNASKLQYVPKVPEVLHATRLLNPGETVSLTFTAPATPGDYPFVCTFPGHWRGMNGILQVVK